AGTTGGCGCACACTTGCATTGTAGCCAACAGAGGAGGGGCCGGCTTTGTTCCCGCCGGCCCCTCCTGTTTTATGTCTTTTCCCTCGGTTTACTTCTGCGCCCACAGATTGATGTCGGATTCGACCGCGAACTCATCGATCGCAGTCAGCTCATCTGTGGTGAACTTCAGGTTGTTGATGGCACTCAGCGTGTCTTCAAGCTGCGCAACGCTGGACGCTCCAACAAGCGCGGATGTTACGGGAGAGCCCTTCGGCTGGTCACGGAGAATCCATGCAATGGCCATCTGTGCGAGGGTCTGTCCACGGCCTTCGGCGATGGCGTTGAGCCCCCGAACGCGGTCCAGCTTGTCCTCCGTCAATGCGGATTCGGAGAGGAACCGTTCCTTTGCGGCCCGCGAGTCAGCCGGAACACCATTGAGGTATCGGTTGGTCAGCATCCCCTGGGCAAGAGGCGAGAAGGCGATGGAGCCGGCGCCCACTTGGTCCAGTGCCTCGTAGAGGTTCGGCGAACCATTCTCGGTCCATCGGTTCAGCATGGAGTAGCTGGGCTGGTGGATCAGCAGTGGCGTGCCGAGTTCCTTCAGGATCCGCGCCGCCTCGAGCGTTTGCTCGGGCGTGTAGGAAGAGATACCCGCGTACAAGGCTTTGCCGGACCGGACCGCGT
This genomic stretch from Micrococcaceae bacterium Sec5.1 harbors:
- the mgrA gene encoding L-glyceraldehyde 3-phosphate reductase, which gives rise to MTYSAAENRYETMPYRRVGRSGLKLPAISLGLWHNFGDDKRFEEQRAILRRAFDLGVNHFDLANNYGPPDGSAETNFGRHLKDDFKPYRDELVISTKAGYYMWPGPYGEWGSRKYLISSLDQSLQRMGLDYVDIFYSHRPDPETPLEETMGALDYAVRSGKALYAGISSYTPEQTLEAARILKELGTPLLIHQPSYSMLNRWTENGSPNLYEALDQVGAGSIAFSPLAQGMLTNRYLNGVPADSRAAKERFLSESALTEDKLDRVRGLNAIAEGRGQTLAQMAIAWILRDQPKGSPVTSALVGASSVAQLEDTLSAINNLKFTTDELTAIDEFAVESDINLWAQK